The following is a genomic window from Niabella soli DSM 19437.
GGTTTTCTAATGGCGGTACTATTTTCTTAAGAAAAGTTGTACAACAAAGATCAATACCATCCCCAGCACCATCATCAAAATATAAGCCCCGGTTTGCCCGCTTTGCAGCCAGCGCAACTGGCGGCTTCCATAGCTTACCAGGCGTCCCGCACCATTCACAATGCCGTCTACAATCTTTTTATCAAATATGTTATTTAAGAAAGTACCCAGGGCATTAAGCGGTTTTACAATGATGGTTTCATACAACTCATCCACATACCATTTGTTTTCCAATACCTTTCCCAATCCGGTAGTTGCTTCCATATCCGGCTTTTTTGAGAATTTATTCCAGGCGAAGATCACTACCCCGATCACCAATACGGATGATACACCCGCCAGCATCCATTCCGTGCTATGTGATGCTTCGTGTATGGGCAGCAATGCATACGAATCTTTAAAAACCGGCTCCAGGAAATCGGCAAGGGAATGTGCCCCCTGTGCCATAAATTCAGGAATACCCACAAACCCGCCTACTACAGAAAGCACAGCGAGAAGAATTAGCGGAATGGTAATAGCCGAAGGGCTTTCATGCAAATGATGCTCCTGCTCATGGGTGCCGCGGAAGCTTCCTTTAAAAGTAGTAGCATACAAGCGGAACATGTAGAAAGCCGTCATCAGCGCGCCGATCAGCCCCAGTGCGTATAGTAAAGGGGATTTGGCAAAAGCGGCCGCCAGGATCTCATCCTTAGAAAAGAAACCCGAAAAACCGGGAATGCCGGCAATGGCCAGGCAGCCCAGCAGGAAAGTGATATTGGTGATCTTCATATATTTGGACAGACCGCCCATTTTTCTCATATCCTGTTCGCCGCCCATTGCATGAATAACACTACCACTGCCTAAAAACAGCAAGGCTTTAAAAAACGCGTGGGTCATTACATGGAATACCGCAGCCACATAAGCGCCGCTGCCGATGGCCAGGAACATATACCCCAACTGGCTTACGGTGGAGTAGGCCAATACCTTTTTAATATCATTTTGCTTTAAAGCAATCGATGCCGCCAGCAATGCCGTTGCGATGCCGATAATAGCAATAACGTTCAACGTTTGTGGCGCCATTGAAAACATAAGGTTACAACGGGCGATCATGTAAATACCGGCCGTAACCATGGTAGCCGCGTGGATCAATGCCGATACAGGGGTAGGACCCGCCATGGCATCCGGCAACCAGGTATACAGGGGGATCTGTGCACTTTTCCCCGTTGCGCCAACAAATAGTAACAAGGTAATTGTAGTAAGTTCTTTAGTGGAAAACTTCGCCAACGTTCCGCTGGTAAAAACATCGCTGAAGGTTGTGGTTCCCGCTTTACTAATGATCATAAACAGGGCGATCAAAAAGGCCAGGTCGCCAATACGGTTCATAATAAATGCTTTGTTCGCCGCACGTGCATATTCATCTCTTTTAAACCAGAAACCGATCAGCAAATACGAACAAAGACCCACCCCTTCCCAGCCGATAAACATAATTACGAAGTTGGCGCCCATTACCAGCAGCAGCATGGAAAATACAAACAGGTTCAGGTAGGCAAAATATTTGCCATACTGTCCGGATTCCTCATCATGCATATATGCGGTTGAATACACGTGTATCAAAAAGCCCACACCGGTAATGATCAGCAGCCAGATAGCAGAAAGCTGATCGATCCGGAATGCAAAGGGGATCTTTAAATTGCCTACATTAATAAAAGGGAAATATTCGGTCGTGTGCGTATTGCCTGCATGTACCTGGAAAAAGGCCCAGAGACTTATAACAAATGAAACCAGGATCACACCACTGCCGATAAACCCAACAGCACTCTTCGACAAACTTTTTCTTCCCAGCCCGTTTATGAGACAGCCTATTAATGGCAGCAAGGGAATTAAATAAACGATATCTAACACATTCTTCATAATAAAACGGGATCCGGTTAATGTTTCAGCCTGTTTAAGAAATTAATATTTATCGAATGTACATTCCGGTACATCATTACAATTATCGCCAGCCCCACACTTACCTCGGCCGCGGCCACCACCATAATGAAAAAAACAAATAGCTGTCCGTCTGTTCCGGTAACCGCTGTTGCCCCTTTTGCTATATGATGCATCTTTGAAAACGCCACCAGCAGCAGGTTTACGGCATTCAGCATCAGTTCTATGCACATAAAAACAATGATCGCGTTGCGGCGGGTTAAAACGCCCACCACCCCAATCGAGAACAAGCAAAGTGCAAGTGTTATATAATAATTAATCGGCATTTCAGTTGTGAGTTATCAGTTATTAGTTATCAGTATTTCTGATTTATTATTCCTTATTTCTAATTTCTTATTCCTTTTTCCCGATCACCACCGCGCCCACCATGGCGCTTAAAAACAGAATACTGGCAATTTCAAAAGGGATCACAAAAGTGGTGAACAATTCACGTCCGAGCTCTTTTACTAATCCGATATTTCCGGTGCCCATTTCCACCAGATCTTTCTTTACCTCTGTATTTTTTAATGCCGCCACCAACACCAGGAACAGACAGCCCCCGGCAATGGCGCCCACGATCTGCAGCCATTTGTTCTTTAAGGCTTCGGTCGATTTGCTCAGGTTCATCAGCATGATCACAAAAAGGAACAGCACCATAATGGCTCCCGCATAAACAATAATGTTCACGATCGCCAAAAACTGGGCGTTCATTAAAATATAGTGCCCCGAAATAGCAAAGAAGGTCACAATCAGCCCCAGCACGCTATACACGGGGTTCCTGGCGGTAACAACCATTAATGCACTGCCAATGGCGATGACCGTAAGTACCCAAAACAAAACCTGCGTTATATTCATTTTTAAATCGTTTCTTTTGCCTGTTGAATTTCACCCTGTGCTTTTTTAAACCCTTCCGGATCGGTAAGCGGATTCGGGATCAGCAGATCTTCTTTCTTATAAATAAAACCTTTTCGTGTATAATTGGATGGGGTAAAAGTTTGCGAAAGATAGATCGCATCTTTCGGACAAGCCTCTTCGCAATAGCCGCAGAAAATACAACGCAGCATATTGATCTCATATTTGGCCGCATATTTTTCTTCCCGGTACAAATTTTCCTCGCCTTCCTGCCGCTCTGCCGCTTCCATGGTAATGGCCTCCGCCGGGCAGGCCACCGCGCATAATCCGCAGGCAGTGCAGCGTTCACGCCCTTCCTCATCCCGGTTTAAAATATGCAGCCCGCGAAACACCTTACTGAACGGTCGGGTCTCCTCCGGATATTGAACCGTCGGTTTCTTTTTAAAGAAATGCTTTAAGGTGATCGCCATTCCTTTAAAAATATTTACCAGGTACATACGCTCCACCCAGTTCATCGGCCTGCGATCAACGGGTTTGCTTCTGTTTGTTAATTGTACACTCATTACTCCTTAGCACTTTAATTTTTTTACTTTTTGTTACCAGCTTTAGTGCAAAGCTCAGCTTTGTTGCGTCGCACTCTTTTGCATCAGTACTACTATCGTCAATTCACTATTCACCATTGCCCCGGCATTTCCACATTCCCAAATTTTCAAATTAGCCCTTCTCCTCTCACCGGTACGAGCTCCCTCGCCAGCTTCGCAGGTATCGGGATGACGCCGGTTTCATCCATTTAATATTCTCACATTCCCACACTTTCACATTTCCACATTCTCAAATTTTCAAATTAAATCTACTTCTTCAGCCAAAGCACCACCAGCGCCGTTATGATCATATTCAATAAGGCCAGCGGGATCAGCCGTTTCCAGCCCAGGTTCATCAGTTGATCAAAACGGAAACGCGGAACGGTCCAGCGGATCCACATAAATATGAATACAAAAATGAGCGCTTTAATAAATAAACACAGGAAAGTAAGAATGGCTACCCAGTTCTGGCCAATATGCCCCGCCAGCGCGGTTTCATTTACAAAAGGGATATCATACCCGCCAAAATACAGTGTCGACATGATCACCCCGCTGATAAACATATTGATATATTCCGCAAACAGGTAAAAGCCCAGTTTCATACTGGAATATTCCTGGTGGTATCCAAAGTTCAGTTCATTTTCTGCTTCAGCCAGGTCAAAAGGGGTACGGTTGCATTCCGCCAGGGCGCAAACAAAAAAGATCAGGAACCCCAGGATCTGGCCGCCGCCAAATATATTCCAACTGGCCAATCCGCCCAAAGCGCCGCCCCGCTGGCTTTCCACGATGGTGCTCATTTGTAAAGAGCCCGTCAGCATCAGCACCGCGATCAGCGCCATGCCCATCGCCAGCTCATAAGAAACCATCTGCGAAGCGCCGCGGATAGCCGCCAGCAATGAAAATTTATTGTTGGAAGCCCAGCCCCCCAGCATAATGCCGTAAACGCCCAGGCTCACTACTCCAAAAACATATAAGATCCCGATATTTACATCAGCCACCTGTAAAGGCACTATACGTTCCCCTACTTTCAAGGCAGTTCCCCAGGGAACCACCGCACTGGTCAGCAAAGCCGTAACCATCGCCAGCATAGGCCCGAGGATGAATAAAAATTTTGAAGATGCCAGGGGAATAATTTCTTCCTTAAAAAACAGCTTACCGCCGTCTGCTAGCGGTTGTAATAAGCCAAAAGGGCCGGCCCGGTTCGGTCCGATACGATCCTGGATAAAGGCCGCTACCTTCCGTTCGCCATACGTGGCGTACATCGCCACTACCATTGATAGCGTAACAATAGCCGCAATCAGCACCAACTTCTCAATAATAAAAAACCAATCAATAGCCAGTAAAAACATAGTTTTAATCCTTTTTTTCGCCGATCATTTTTTTGTGGTTGAACACAGCTCCTGTTGCCGGGCCGTCAATCTTGCTCAGATCCACGTTAGGGTCATTTACTTCGCTCACACTGTGAATATCCATCAGTAATTTAGGCGCACGCCCCATTACTTCATCAATGGTCTCTTTGGGTGTATCCAGCACTTCATAGTGATTGGCGCCGATCACTGAATGCCGCGCTACTTTCATCGGTCCGTCAATGATCCAATCCTTCACATCCTTTTTCTCGAACCGGCATTCGTTACAGATCCAGCCCGTTTTACCATCATCATCGGGAAGGATCTCGCCCCACTGATCTTTGCGTGCAGTAACCCGCAGCACTTCAGGGCCACGCGCCCATAGCGTTACTTTACCACAACAAGTGGGGCAATCGCGATGGGCGTCCACCGGCTTGGTGAACCATACCCTGTTCTTAAAACGGAAGGTTTTATCCGTTAAGGCCCCCACGGGGCATACATCAATTACGTTTCCGATAAATTCATTATCCAGCGATTTTTCAATATAAGTGGCTATCTCCGCATGATCGCCCCGATCCAGAATACCGTGCTGACGTTTATTGGTCAGTTGATCCGCCGTAAACACACAACGGTAACACAAAATGCAACGCGTCATGTGCAACTGGATATACTTGCCCAGGTTGTGTTTTTTGAATACGCGTTTCTTAAATTCATAACGGGAACCCTCTTTACCATGTTCATAACTAAGATCCTGCAGATCACACTCACCTGCCTGGTCGCAAATAGGGCAATCCAGCGGATGGTTAATTAATAAGAACTCCACCACACTATTGCGTGCTGCAATAACCCGCTCACTGGTAATACTTTTTACCTCCATACCGTCCATCACGGTGGTACGGCAACTGGCCACCAGCTTGGGCATGGGGCGCGGGTCCTTTTCGGAGCCCTTGCTCACTTCCACCAGGCAGGTACGGCATTTACCACCACTGCCTTTGAGGGGGGTATAAAAACACATCGCAGGTGGGGTTACATCCCCACCCACCAGTCTGGCCGCCTGCAAAATAGTAGTACCGGGTGGCACTTCTAACGTAACATTGTCAATTGTTACCTTAAAATTTGCAGGTGGTTGTTGTTTAATTTCGTCTGCCATATTTATTTCTCGCGGCGCTCACAGCGAAGCAGCTACGCAATTTTTATAATTTGTTCACAACTCTTTTTATTCCGTCCTTCAACATGCCTAAACAAATTCACGCAAGGACGCAAAGGAGCAAAGGCGCTATAACTTATTCACTATCCTGTGAAATCCTTCTTTTAATAAATCAACATTAAAATTGATCAAAAGCCCTAACCTACAATCAGTTAATTTCAAATAAGTAATTACCTGCTTATAATGAACTCTTGCCAACTCTTCTACCGATTTTATTTCGACAATTACTTTCTTCTCTACCATTAAATCTGACCTAAAACCAATTTCCATTTTTATTTCCTTATGAAAAACAGGAATCGGTTTTTGTCGTTCCACAGAAATCCCTCTCTGTACTAACTCGTAAAAAAGAATTTCTTCGTATACACTTTCAAACAACCCGGCCCGTAATTTCTATGCATTTCCAGTGAAATATCAAAAACAACTTTTGCGATTTCATTTTCGGTCATAAAATTTGCTTTGCGTCCTGGCCCTTTGCGTCCTTGCGTGAAATACCCACTTATACCGCCGCGGGCTCCGGCACCTGTAACGGATCCGCATAATGCGCCAATCCATAATTCCGGGTTTGCGCTTCCGCAGCGTGGGTTACGTGCCATTCAAACTCATCCCGGAAATGCCGGATCGCCGCCGCCACCGGCCATGCCGCTGCATCACCGAGCGGACAGATCGTATTACCCTCTATCTTGCTCTGTATATCCCACAACAAATCTATATCGCTTGTTTTACCCTGCCCCTTTTCCAGCCGCAATAATAATTTTTCCATCCAGCCGGTTCCTTCCCGGCAGGGAGAACATTGCCCACAACTTTCATGACGGTAGAACCGCGCTAATGTATAGGTATTTTTAACCACACATTGGTCTTCATCAAACACAATGAAACCGCCGCTTCCCATCATAGTTCCGGTGGCAAATCCGCCATCAGCAAGGCTTTCATAGTTCATCATGCGCGGCTCACCCTTGGCTGTTTTCAGCAACAGGTTGGCGGGCAGGATGGGCACGGAAGATCCGCCGGGAATGCAGGCTTTTAACCGCTTGCCATTTTTGATACCGCCGCACCATTCCTCGCTGAAAATAAATTCCTCAACGGAGATGGTCATATCTATTTCATAAACCCCCGGCTTGTTAATATTGCCGCAGGCAGAGATCAGCTTTGTTCCGGTAGAACGGCCTACGCCGATCTTGGCATATTCCTCACCACCCATATTGATGATGGGCACCACTGCCGCCAGGGTTTCCACATTGTTCACCACGGTAGGGCGGTCCCAGGCACCTTTCACTGCCGGGAAGGGAGGTTTAATACGTGGATTGCCGCGCTTCCCTTCCAGCGATTCGATCAATGCCGTTTCTTCACCACAGATATACGCACCGGCACCCCGCTGTACATAGATCTCACAGTCGAAGCCCGTATTTAAAATATTCTTGCCCAGGAACCCATTCGCTTTTGCTTCTGCAATTGCCTGTTCTAAAATATCAGGGATCCAGGCATATTCGCCACGAATATATATGTATGTAGTGTTGGAACCCAGCGCGTAACTGGAAACGATCAATCCTTCAATTAACAGGTGCGGAAGGAACTCCATCAGGTAGCGATCCTTGAAAGTCCCCGGTTCGCTTTCATCTGCATTACAAACCAGGTGACGCGGAACGCCTTCCGGCTTGGCAATAAAGCTCCATTTCATCCCGGTAGGGAAACCGGCCCCGCCCCGCCCCCGGAGGCCACTCTTCTTTACCTCTTCCACCACTTCCTCTGGCGTCATTTTTAAGGCCTTCTCTACACTACGATAGCCACCGTTCTTCCGGTACACATCGTAATACCGGATGCCTTCAATATGCGCGTTCTCTAAAAGTAATTTTCTGCTCATTGTTTTTATCCTTTTCCAAAACCGGTTGTCATTAGCTTTTGGGCTTATCGTAATTGAACATCCAGTTGAAACCAAATTTATCCGTAAGCATTCCAAACCTGGCGCCCCAGAAAGTATCTTGTAAAGGCATGGTAACCGTTCCGCCTTCACCAAGGGCATTAAAGGCATTTGCAATGCTGGTTTCGTCTGTAAAATTCAACGCCAGGCTTATCGCATTGCCGCTGGTCACGCTAACGCCCGGAGGGCAGTCGCTCACCATAAAGCTCAGTTCACCGGCATTAAACAGCGCATGCATTAGTTTGTCTTTATGGGATTCCGCCACCGGGTAATCGCCCTGGGTATCACCAAAAGTTTGTTTATGTACGATCTGACCGCCGAGCGCTTTGGCGTAAAAATCCAGGGCCTCGGCAGCATTGCCATTAAAGTTCAAATACGGTGTAATTGCCTGCATCGCTTTATTTTTAATTGTTTACAGATATATCGCTTCTGCACTCCGCAATGATCGCATCCACTTTCTCTTTGGTCAGGTGTTCTTTATAATATTTACCCATCTGCATCATAGGCGCATAACCACAAGCCCCCAGGCACTCAGCCGCTTTCAGGGTAAACATTCCGTCTGCGGTTGTTTCCCCGGGTTTAATGCTCAGCTTTTCTTCAATATAGGCAATGATATCATCGCTTCCCTGGATCATGCAAGGCCCGGTCTGGCACACTTCAAAAACATATTTGCCTACTGGTTTCAGGTTGTACATGGTATAAAAAGTAGCTACCTCATATACTTCAATTGGCTCTATTTTCAACAAAGAGGCCACGTAATCCATGGTTTCGGTGCTCAGCCAACCAAATACATCCTGTGCCAGGTGCAACACGGGTAGCAACGCGCTTTTTTGCTTGCCTTCCGGATAACGAGCTATGATCTCGCTCACCTTGTTTAATTGCTCTTCTGAAAACTGAATCATCCAATTTGAAAATTTAAAAATTTGAAAATTTGAAAATTGTTCGCTTTACTACTTCATTCTCCAATTTTCAAATTGACTCATTACCTAATTATTTTACGCATCCATTTCCCCCGCAATCAGGTTCATGGACGACATTACAATGATGGCATCGCTCAGCATCTGCCCCTTTACCATTTCGGCGTAAGCCTGGTAATAAATAAAACAGGGGCGCCGGAAATGCAGGCGATAGGGAGAACGCCCCCCATCGCTGATAAAATAAAATCCCAGTTCCCCGTTAGCCCCTTCCACCGCATTATATACCTCGCCGGCGGGCATATTGATCTCACCCATAATGATCTTAAAATGCCAGATCAGGGCTTCCATTTTTGTATAAACATCTTCTTTGGGAGGCAGATAATATTCGGGCACATCAGCATGGTATTCGGTGGCTTCTCCCCCCTTCAAATTGTTCAGCTTCTGCATGGCCTGTTCAATAATGCGCAGGCTCTGCCACATTTCAGCGTTACGCACCTGGAAACGATCATAAGAATCCCCGGTACTACCCACGGGTATTTCAAAATCAAACTCATCGTAACGGCTATAAGGCGCCGCCACACGTACATCATAATCCACACCCGCTGCTCTCAGGTTAGGGCCAGTAAACCCATAGTTTAAGGCACGTTCGGCAGAGATCGGCCCCGTTCCCATCGTACGCTCCATAAAAATGCGGTTGCGGGTAAACAAGTCCTCAAACTCTTTTAGTACAGCGGGGTATTCTCTTAAAAATTTATCAATCTTTTCAAAGGCTGTATTATTAAAATCGCGCTCAAAGCCACCAATGCGGCCAATATTCGTCGTCAGGCGGGAACCACAAATCTCCTCGTAAATTTCGTAAACCAGTTCCCGGTATTGCATAACATAGAGGAACCCGGTATAGGCGCCGGCATCCACGCCCATGATAGAACTACAAATTAAATGATCCGTGATGCGCGCCAGCTCCATGATAATCACCCGCAGGTAATCCACCCTCTTGGGCGTTTTTACGCCCAGCAGTTTTTCGCAGGTCAGGTGCCAGCCCATATTGTTAATAGGCGCCGAGCAATAGTTTAAACGATCAGTAAGCGGGGTGATCTGGTATAAGGGGCGGCGTTCGGCAATTTTTTCAAATGCCCGGTGAATATAGCCCACAGTTGAATCAGCCGCCACAATTTTCTCCCCGTCCAGCTCAATAATGTTCTGGAACACCCCATGCGTAGCCGGGTGCGTAGGCCCCAGGTTCAGTGTGGTGGTTTGCTTTTCTATACTGCCACTTGGTAATAAAACATGATCGCTCATAACCTATATTCAAAAAAATTAACCTCTGGTTTTTATGATGCCGGCTGCAGCACTACTATCAGCCCCGGTTGTGTCACTCTCTTCAACGTCCGGTAATTCTGTTCAGCATTACAGCGAACCTCTGCCAAACATTTCATCATCCTTATCCACCCTGCTCTGGTCTTCCAGCGGATATTCCTTTCTCAGCGGAAAGTAATCCATCTCATCAACATTCAGGATGCGCTTTAAATTGGGATGCCCGATAAAATTAACTCCGTAAAAATCATACGTTTCCCGTTCCATCCAGTTTGCCGCTGCAAAAACACCGGTAGCCGTATACACATCCGGGTGCTGTACATCGGTAAATACCTTATAACGTACCCGTACATTTTCCCGCAGATTATGCAGGTGGTACACCACCGCCAATTCTTTCCCTTTGTTATCCGGATAGTGCACGCCGCACAAATCCGTCAGGAAAGTAAATTGCAGGGATGCCTCCTCTACCAAGAAATTCAGTACTTTCAGGTTGAGTTCCTTATCCGAGGTGAAACTCAATAAGTCATACTCCTCTTTAAAATCAAAAACCTGATCGCCAAATTTTTCAGCCAGTTTTTCTTTTATATGTTCGTTGGTCAATGCCATGTTAATTTGAAAATATGAAAATATGAAAATGTGAAAATGCGAATCATCGAACTTTCAAATTATCAATATTAATTATAACCATTTCTCCTTTTTTAAACCACACAAAAAACCACCTCCAAACTTATATGCACCATCAACAGAACGATCAATTATTCATTCACACATCTCCACATTCACACATTTTCACATTGAATTATTCTATTCCGTAACTCTCCAATAACGCCTTGTATTGTTCGCCATTCCTGCGTCTCAAACTTTCCTTTCCCACCAGGTCCTGGATCCGCATCACGCCGTCCAATATTGCTTCCGGCCGGGGCGGGCATCCCGGCACGTACACATCTACCGGCACCACCTGGTCGATCCCCTGCAATACACTATAAGTGTCAAAAATACCACCACTGCTGGCACAGGCGCCCACGGCTATTACCCAGCGCGGCTCGGCCATTTGAAGATATACCTGCTTTACTATGGGTCCCATTTTTTTGGCGATGGTGCCCATCACCATCAACAGGTCGCACTGGCGGGGCGAAAAGCCCACGCGCTCGCTGCCAAAACGGGCCAGGTCGTAAGTAGAGGCCATCGTGGCCATAAATTCAATACCACAGCAGGAAGTGGCAAATGGCAGCGGCCATAAAGAGTTTTTACGTGCCAGCCCAATTACACTGTCCAGTGAGGTGGCAAAGAACCCCTCTCCCTGATGCCCTTCCGGCATTTCGGCCATCATCAGACTGTCTTTCAAGTCTGCCTTTTTTGGCTTAATATTATATGATACAGGACGCATTTTTTAAATTTTAAATTCTGAATATTAAATGTAAAATGTAAAACCGCTTTTCACAACAAGACCTTCCGGGCCCAACGCACTTTTACATTTACTATTCTACATTCAATATTTTATATTCTCTAATCCTCCCATTTCAGCGCTCCACGCTTAATAATGTAAACAAACCCGCACAGG
Proteins encoded in this region:
- a CDS encoding NADH-quinone oxidoreductase subunit B translates to MRPVSYNIKPKKADLKDSLMMAEMPEGHQGEGFFATSLDSVIGLARKNSLWPLPFATSCCGIEFMATMASTYDLARFGSERVGFSPRQCDLLMVMGTIAKKMGPIVKQVYLQMAEPRWVIAVGACASSGGIFDTYSVLQGIDQVVPVDVYVPGCPPRPEAILDGVMRIQDLVGKESLRRRNGEQYKALLESYGIE